A genomic stretch from Primulina huaijiensis isolate GDHJ02 chromosome 14, ASM1229523v2, whole genome shotgun sequence includes:
- the LOC140957010 gene encoding N-terminal acetyltransferase B complex auxiliary subunit NAA25-like isoform X1: MASKLGLAGGIAERRVRPIWDAIDSRQFKNALKLSASLLSKYPNSPYALALKALILERMGKNEEALSVCLNAKGILLSNDSSNVIDDLTLSTLQIVFQRLDHLDMATSCYEFACGKYPNDLELMMGLFNCYVREYSFVKQQQIAIKMYKIAGEERFLMWAVCSIQLQVCCSDGGEKLFHLAEGLLKKHIASHSLHEPEALSVYITLLEQQSKYENALEILSGPLGSLMMIEVDKLRLQGKLLAKARDYVPAAVCFQKVLELCPDDWECFLQYLGCLLEDESMLTNMTDPNPFILAKCNNIQLEAEVFDSRMSIAVNFVQKLTAVGNNNSFRCPYLANLEIERRKILCGKGDTDKIVEDLMQYFIRFGHLGCFTSDIELFLQVLDDKKKSVLLKTLEKELELSSSVPTKALGQSISVLKIQNLIGNMFTLPVNEVEDLAVRMTQMFCQNLPLSKELDAQDSMYGEELLSMACDVLVQLFWLSRNLGYLLESIMILEFGLTIRRYVWHYKLLLVHLYSYWNSLPLAYERYKSLDVKNILLETISHHILPQMLASPMWSDLNYLLTEYVKFMDDHFRESADLTFLAYRHRNYSKVIEFVQFKERLQRSKQYLMAKIEVAILQLKQNSNHIDEAESILESSKFGTHFLELSNEIRIKPLAFNEDLKLRPWWTPTNDKNYLLGAFEGVSQCPTANMYNQIKQTEANVLNLIEKRSILPRMVYLSIRSASGSVKKNIGANGSVVDPKLSVELKFLLERLAKILEYPFMNAIELVLGVSSGQKSFEKPSSDIIDWINFCIFFNAWNLISHEIMLSDRSDPTSGTWHIVNSLLRKFTIEKINSAGPVVSSPGATLPFLVQLITEPLSWHGLIIQSCVRSLVPSGKKKKKGGSTEQSNLQISYTLQNSIRSLCDTIQIIVKWLKEQLDKPEDESFEAIFSTIQDHNDNGPGKVFQALESSLSLMKDADLGDRILESLNSWIAADIPRKIISGQHGLLSEFLRICELKIKSLQELSMNL, from the exons TC GCTTTGAAGGCTTTGATATTGGAAAGGATGGGAAAGAATGAGGAAGCGCTATCTGTGTGTTTAAATGCCAAAGGGATTTTATTATCCAATGACTCCAGTAACGTCATTGACGATCTCACTCTCAGCACTTTGCAGATTGTTTTCCAGCGGCTCGATCACT TGGATATGGCCACTAGTTGTTACGAGTTCGCGTGTGGCAAATATCCCAACGATCTGGAGTTAATGATGGGCTTATTTAACTGTTATGTGCGCGAATATTCATTCGTGAAGCAGCAACAG ATAGCTATTAAAATGTACAAGATTGCTGGTGAAGAAAGGTTCCTAATGTGGGCAGTTTGCAGCATTCAGTTGCAG GTTTGCTGCAGCGATGGGGGGGAAAAGCTTTTTCACTTGGCTGAAGGTTTACTCAAGAAACATATAGCTTCTCACAGCTTACACGAGCCAGAAG CTCTTAGTGTTTATATAACCCTGTTGGAGCAACAATCCAAGTATGAAAATGCGTTGGAGATTCTTTCTGGGCCATTAGGATCTCTTATGATGATTGAAGTTGATAAACTTCGCTTACAG GGAAAGCTTCTTGCCAAGGCAAGAGATTATGTTCCAGCAGCTGTGTGTTTCCAGAAAGTCTTAGAACTGTG TCCTGATGACTGGGAATGTTTCCTGCAATACCTTGGATGTCTGCTGGAGGATGAAAGTATGTTAACCAACATGACTGATCCTAATCCATTCATCCTTGCCAAGTGCAACAATATTCAGTTGGAAGCAGAAGTT TTTGATTCGCGTATGTCAATTGCAGTGAACTTTGTTCAGAAATTAACAGCTGTAGGCAATAACAATTCTTTTAGATGTCCATACTTGGCGAATCTTGAAATTGAAAGACGAAAGATTCTGTGTGGAAAAGGTGACACTGACAAAATAGTTGAGGATCTGATGCAATATTTTATCAG ATTTGGCCATTTGGGTTGTTTCACTTCAGACATTGAGCTGtttcttcaagttcttgatGATAAGAAGAAGAGTGTGCTTTTGAAGACATTAGAGAAGGAATTGGAGCTCAGCAGCAGTGTGCCAACTAAAGCACTTGGCCAGTCCATAAGTGTCCTCAAAATTCAGAACTTAATTGGCAACATGTTCACTCTGCCAGTTAATG aaGTTGAGGACCTAGCTGTACGCATGACACagatgttctgtcagaaccttCCACTTTCAAAGGAGCTTGATGCCCAGGACAGTATGTATGGTGAAGAGCTTCTGTCAATGGCATGCGATGTTTTGGTTCAG CTTTTCTGGCTTTCAAGAAATCTTGGCTATTTGCTGGAGTCTATCATGATTTTGGAGTTTGGTTTGACTATCCGGAG ATATGTGTGGCACTACAAGCTTTTGTTGGTCCATCTGTATTCTTATTGGAATTCACTTCCGTTAGCTTATGAACG CTATAAATCCTTGGATGTGAAGAATATTTTACTGGAGACAATATCGCACCACATTTTACCACAGATGCTAGCATCTCCTATGTGGTCTGATTTAAATTATCTCTTAACGGAATATGTAAAGTTCATGGACGACCACTTTCGAGAATCTGCAGATCTCACTTTCCTTGCGTATCGCCATAGAAACTACTCAAAA GTGATTGAATTTGTCCAATTTAAAGAGAGATTGCAACGTTCAAAACAGTATTTGATGGCGAAGATTGAAGTAGCCATTTTACAGCTAAAGCAGAACTCAAATCACATTGATGAAGCAGAG TCCATCTTGGAGAGCTCGAAGTTTGGAACTCATTTTCTTGAGCTCTCAAATGAGATCAGAATCAAACCTTTGGCTTTTAATGAAGATTTGAAGTTGCGACCTTGGTGGACACCCACAAATGATAAAAATTACCTCTTGG GAGCTTTCGAAGGAGTGTCTCAATGTCCTACAGCAAACATG TATAACCAAATCAAACAGACAGAAGCAAATGTGTTAAATTTGATAGAAAAGAGGTCTATTCTTCCACGGATGGTATATTTGTCAATACGCTCTGCTTCAGGGTCAGTCAAGAAAAATATCGGAGCCAATGGATCGGTTGTTGATCCCAAACTCTCAGTGGAACTAAAGTTTTTACTCGAGCGCCTTGCTAAGATATTAGAATATCCCTTCATGAATGCAATTGAACTTGTTTTGGGGGTTTCTAGTGGCCAGAAATCCTTCGAG AAACCAAGTTCGGACATTATTGACTGGATAAATTtctgcattttttttaatgcatgGAATTTAATTTCTCATGAAATTATGCTTTCGGACAGAAGCGACCCTACCTCTGGTACATGGCATATTGTGAATTCTTTGCTGAGAAAGTTCACAATAGAGAAGATTAATTCTGCAGGGCCAGTAGTCTCTTCTCCTGGAGCTACTCTTCCTTTTCTGGTTCAACTTATAACAGAGCCCTTGTCTTGGCATGGCTTAATCATCCAATCTTGTGTTCGGTCACTTGTTCCTTcagggaaaaagaaaaagaaaggtgGGTCTACAGAACAATCAAATTTGCAGATTTCTTATACGTTACAGAATTCAATCCGGTCCCTATGTGACACAATACAAATAATTGTGAAATGGTTAAAAGAACAACTTGACAAACCAGAAGATGAAAGTTTTGAAGCCATATTTTCCACAATTCAGGACCACAACGATAATGGGCCTGGCAAAGTATTCCAAGCGCTCGAGTCTTCTCTTTCACTGATGAAGGATGCCGATCTAGGGGATAGAATTCTCGAGTCACTGAATTCTTGGATTGCGGCTGATATTCCAAGAAAGATAATTTCTGGGCAACATGGTTTACTGTCAGAGTTCCTCAGAATTTgtgaattgaaaataaaatcattacaGGAACTTAGTATGAATCTGTAG
- the LOC140957010 gene encoding N-terminal acetyltransferase B complex auxiliary subunit NAA25-like isoform X2: protein MASKLGLAGGIAERRVRPIWDAIDSRQFKNALKLSASLLSKYPNSPYALALKALILERMGKNEEALSVCLNAKGILLSNDSSNVIDDLTLSTLQIVFQRLDHLDMATSCYEFACGKYPNDLELMMGLFNCYVREYSFVKQQQIAIKMYKIAGEERFLMWAVCSIQLQVCCSDGGEKLFHLAEGLLKKHIASHSLHEPEALSVYITLLEQQSKYENALEILSGPLGSLMMIEVDKLRLQGKLLAKARDYVPAAVCFQKVLELCPDDWECFLQYLGCLLEDESMLTNMTDPNPFILAKCNNIQLEAEVFDSRMSIAVNFVQKLTAVGNNNSFRCPYLANLEIERRKILCGKGDTDKIVEDLMQYFIRFGHLGCFTSDIELFLQVLDDKKKSVLLKTLEKELELSSSVPTKALGQSISVLKIQNLIGNMFTLPVNEVEDLAVRMTQMFCQNLPLSKELDAQDSMYGEELLSMACDVLVQLFWLSRNLGYLLESIMILEFGLTIRRYVWHYKLLLVHLYSYWNSLPLAYERYKSLDVKNILLETISHHILPQMLASPMWSDLNYLLTEYVKFMDDHFRESADLTFLAYRHRNYSKVIEFVQFKERLQRSKQYLMAKIEVAILQLKQNSNHIDEAESILESSKFGTHFLELSNEIRIKPLAFNEDLKLRPWWTPTNDKNYLLGAFEGVSQCPTANMKPSSDIIDWINFCIFFNAWNLISHEIMLSDRSDPTSGTWHIVNSLLRKFTIEKINSAGPVVSSPGATLPFLVQLITEPLSWHGLIIQSCVRSLVPSGKKKKKGGSTEQSNLQISYTLQNSIRSLCDTIQIIVKWLKEQLDKPEDESFEAIFSTIQDHNDNGPGKVFQALESSLSLMKDADLGDRILESLNSWIAADIPRKIISGQHGLLSEFLRICELKIKSLQELSMNL from the exons TC GCTTTGAAGGCTTTGATATTGGAAAGGATGGGAAAGAATGAGGAAGCGCTATCTGTGTGTTTAAATGCCAAAGGGATTTTATTATCCAATGACTCCAGTAACGTCATTGACGATCTCACTCTCAGCACTTTGCAGATTGTTTTCCAGCGGCTCGATCACT TGGATATGGCCACTAGTTGTTACGAGTTCGCGTGTGGCAAATATCCCAACGATCTGGAGTTAATGATGGGCTTATTTAACTGTTATGTGCGCGAATATTCATTCGTGAAGCAGCAACAG ATAGCTATTAAAATGTACAAGATTGCTGGTGAAGAAAGGTTCCTAATGTGGGCAGTTTGCAGCATTCAGTTGCAG GTTTGCTGCAGCGATGGGGGGGAAAAGCTTTTTCACTTGGCTGAAGGTTTACTCAAGAAACATATAGCTTCTCACAGCTTACACGAGCCAGAAG CTCTTAGTGTTTATATAACCCTGTTGGAGCAACAATCCAAGTATGAAAATGCGTTGGAGATTCTTTCTGGGCCATTAGGATCTCTTATGATGATTGAAGTTGATAAACTTCGCTTACAG GGAAAGCTTCTTGCCAAGGCAAGAGATTATGTTCCAGCAGCTGTGTGTTTCCAGAAAGTCTTAGAACTGTG TCCTGATGACTGGGAATGTTTCCTGCAATACCTTGGATGTCTGCTGGAGGATGAAAGTATGTTAACCAACATGACTGATCCTAATCCATTCATCCTTGCCAAGTGCAACAATATTCAGTTGGAAGCAGAAGTT TTTGATTCGCGTATGTCAATTGCAGTGAACTTTGTTCAGAAATTAACAGCTGTAGGCAATAACAATTCTTTTAGATGTCCATACTTGGCGAATCTTGAAATTGAAAGACGAAAGATTCTGTGTGGAAAAGGTGACACTGACAAAATAGTTGAGGATCTGATGCAATATTTTATCAG ATTTGGCCATTTGGGTTGTTTCACTTCAGACATTGAGCTGtttcttcaagttcttgatGATAAGAAGAAGAGTGTGCTTTTGAAGACATTAGAGAAGGAATTGGAGCTCAGCAGCAGTGTGCCAACTAAAGCACTTGGCCAGTCCATAAGTGTCCTCAAAATTCAGAACTTAATTGGCAACATGTTCACTCTGCCAGTTAATG aaGTTGAGGACCTAGCTGTACGCATGACACagatgttctgtcagaaccttCCACTTTCAAAGGAGCTTGATGCCCAGGACAGTATGTATGGTGAAGAGCTTCTGTCAATGGCATGCGATGTTTTGGTTCAG CTTTTCTGGCTTTCAAGAAATCTTGGCTATTTGCTGGAGTCTATCATGATTTTGGAGTTTGGTTTGACTATCCGGAG ATATGTGTGGCACTACAAGCTTTTGTTGGTCCATCTGTATTCTTATTGGAATTCACTTCCGTTAGCTTATGAACG CTATAAATCCTTGGATGTGAAGAATATTTTACTGGAGACAATATCGCACCACATTTTACCACAGATGCTAGCATCTCCTATGTGGTCTGATTTAAATTATCTCTTAACGGAATATGTAAAGTTCATGGACGACCACTTTCGAGAATCTGCAGATCTCACTTTCCTTGCGTATCGCCATAGAAACTACTCAAAA GTGATTGAATTTGTCCAATTTAAAGAGAGATTGCAACGTTCAAAACAGTATTTGATGGCGAAGATTGAAGTAGCCATTTTACAGCTAAAGCAGAACTCAAATCACATTGATGAAGCAGAG TCCATCTTGGAGAGCTCGAAGTTTGGAACTCATTTTCTTGAGCTCTCAAATGAGATCAGAATCAAACCTTTGGCTTTTAATGAAGATTTGAAGTTGCGACCTTGGTGGACACCCACAAATGATAAAAATTACCTCTTGG GAGCTTTCGAAGGAGTGTCTCAATGTCCTACAGCAAACATG AAACCAAGTTCGGACATTATTGACTGGATAAATTtctgcattttttttaatgcatgGAATTTAATTTCTCATGAAATTATGCTTTCGGACAGAAGCGACCCTACCTCTGGTACATGGCATATTGTGAATTCTTTGCTGAGAAAGTTCACAATAGAGAAGATTAATTCTGCAGGGCCAGTAGTCTCTTCTCCTGGAGCTACTCTTCCTTTTCTGGTTCAACTTATAACAGAGCCCTTGTCTTGGCATGGCTTAATCATCCAATCTTGTGTTCGGTCACTTGTTCCTTcagggaaaaagaaaaagaaaggtgGGTCTACAGAACAATCAAATTTGCAGATTTCTTATACGTTACAGAATTCAATCCGGTCCCTATGTGACACAATACAAATAATTGTGAAATGGTTAAAAGAACAACTTGACAAACCAGAAGATGAAAGTTTTGAAGCCATATTTTCCACAATTCAGGACCACAACGATAATGGGCCTGGCAAAGTATTCCAAGCGCTCGAGTCTTCTCTTTCACTGATGAAGGATGCCGATCTAGGGGATAGAATTCTCGAGTCACTGAATTCTTGGATTGCGGCTGATATTCCAAGAAAGATAATTTCTGGGCAACATGGTTTACTGTCAGAGTTCCTCAGAATTTgtgaattgaaaataaaatcattacaGGAACTTAGTATGAATCTGTAG